From Actinomycetota bacterium, one genomic window encodes:
- a CDS encoding tetratricopeptide repeat protein translates to MSNFDSVVIEALEQSLAIDEATYGPDHQQVASDLNKLGLVLQGLGRLHEARSMFERALDIHERHLGPDHPEVATDLTNLGGAMEHLGEYTAAKAFYQRAISIDEALYGPSHARSIADLSNLYRVLTELGEVSVDPSLLESALAAQDDEPSHPTLKAVLNSLGLTPNDLSAVRQRESGWKSTNPAPPVKPPAPAPAPNPAAFQLQESPLPDAPEAPEPDEEAVVSIVETEVRVTEVQVTRSMDLLNDSADAWDVEESLQEPRHVVEPDDSSYDGFDDIFFQQAAAAEAARPDQPEDEELLAVDVVDEAPEDGIENLFPTATEPMPPPVPSPDDEGNGEDLNNQGRLLRDLGDLSGAKDLFERALAADEAAFGAEAPQVGSDLSGLGGVLRDMGDLRGAHEALARAVKINEKIVGPNDQGLAHDLSDLGGVLHDLGDLDGARTALERALTIHEEALGPAHPTLSTDLNSLAGVLSAQGDLAGARKSLERALTIDQKAYGPDHPRVATRLNNLGSVLRAQKDLFGAKSCLQKALAITQSTLGSDNPKVATRMANLASVLRELGDPFAARPYVEQALNIEEASFGEEHPKVAARLASLAGLLQTIGDIPGARQRMERSLRITETLYGKTDPRYQARAAQLATMVVPVAPAAEEADPFIDEPIDPPKAEEPPPGPPKPIRISSLPGT, encoded by the coding sequence ATGAGCAACTTTGATTCGGTGGTAATCGAGGCCCTCGAGCAGAGCCTGGCTATCGACGAGGCCACCTACGGGCCCGATCACCAGCAGGTGGCGTCCGACCTCAACAAGCTCGGGCTGGTACTTCAGGGCCTGGGCAGGCTCCACGAGGCGCGCTCGATGTTCGAGCGGGCGCTGGACATCCACGAGCGTCATCTGGGCCCCGACCACCCCGAGGTGGCGACCGATCTGACCAACCTCGGCGGTGCGATGGAGCACCTCGGCGAGTACACGGCAGCCAAGGCGTTCTACCAGCGGGCCATCTCCATCGACGAGGCGCTGTACGGGCCCTCTCACGCCCGGTCGATCGCAGACCTCAGCAACCTCTACCGGGTGCTGACCGAGTTGGGGGAGGTGTCGGTCGACCCGTCGCTGCTGGAGTCGGCCCTGGCGGCCCAGGACGACGAGCCCAGCCACCCGACGCTGAAGGCGGTGCTGAACAGCCTCGGCCTCACACCCAACGACCTGTCGGCGGTGCGCCAGCGGGAGTCCGGCTGGAAGAGCACCAACCCCGCCCCCCCGGTCAAACCCCCGGCGCCGGCTCCGGCTCCGAACCCCGCCGCCTTCCAGCTCCAGGAGTCGCCGCTGCCCGACGCGCCGGAGGCTCCCGAGCCCGATGAGGAGGCGGTTGTCTCGATCGTCGAGACCGAGGTTAGGGTGACCGAGGTTCAGGTAACCCGGTCGATGGACCTGCTGAACGACTCCGCCGACGCCTGGGACGTCGAGGAGTCGCTCCAGGAGCCGCGCCACGTCGTGGAACCAGACGACTCCTCCTACGACGGGTTCGACGACATCTTCTTCCAGCAGGCGGCCGCAGCTGAGGCAGCCCGCCCGGACCAGCCCGAGGACGAGGAGCTTCTCGCCGTCGACGTGGTCGACGAGGCGCCCGAGGACGGGATCGAGAACCTGTTCCCCACCGCAACCGAGCCGATGCCGCCACCGGTCCCCTCTCCCGACGACGAGGGCAACGGCGAGGACCTGAACAACCAGGGCCGGCTGCTCCGGGACCTCGGCGACCTGTCCGGCGCGAAGGACCTGTTCGAGAGAGCCCTGGCGGCCGACGAGGCCGCGTTCGGAGCGGAAGCGCCGCAGGTCGGCTCCGACCTCAGCGGTCTCGGCGGAGTTCTGCGGGACATGGGGGACCTGCGGGGCGCCCACGAGGCGCTCGCCCGGGCGGTGAAGATCAACGAAAAGATTGTCGGCCCCAACGACCAGGGCCTGGCCCACGACCTCAGCGACCTGGGGGGCGTGCTCCACGACCTGGGCGACCTCGACGGCGCCAGGACCGCCCTCGAGCGGGCGCTTACCATCCACGAGGAAGCCCTCGGGCCCGCCCACCCGACCTTGAGCACCGACCTCAACAGCCTGGCCGGCGTTCTGAGCGCCCAGGGTGACCTAGCCGGGGCCCGCAAATCCCTGGAGCGTGCGTTGACCATCGACCAGAAGGCGTACGGGCCCGACCACCCCCGCGTCGCCACCAGGCTCAACAACCTCGGCAGCGTTCTGCGGGCACAGAAGGACCTGTTCGGCGCCAAGTCGTGCCTGCAGAAGGCGCTGGCGATCACCCAGTCGACCCTGGGCTCGGACAACCCGAAGGTCGCCACCCGGATGGCCAACCTGGCCAGCGTCCTGCGGGAGCTGGGCGACCCCTTCGCGGCACGGCCCTACGTCGAGCAGGCGCTGAACATCGAAGAAGCGTCGTTCGGGGAGGAGCACCCCAAGGTCGCCGCCCGGCTCGCCAGCCTTGCCGGCTTGCTGCAGACGATCGGTGACATCCCGGGGGCCCGGCAGCGCATGGAGAGGTCGCTCCGCATCACCGAAACCCTTTACGGCAAAACCGACCCCCGCTACCAGGCAAGGGCGGCGCAGCTGGCCACCATGGTCGTCCCGGTGGCTCCCGCTGCCGAGGAGGCCGACCCCTTTATCGACGAACCCATCGACCCGCCCAAGGCGGAGGAGCCCCCTCCGGGGCCCCCGAAGCCGATCCGGATCAGCTCGCTACCGGGGACCTAG
- a CDS encoding MFS transporter, which produces MGLAILIVVLDTTLLNVSLATIVRELDTDIRSIQWVITGYSLTLAALTITGGRMGDIFGRKRMFVLGAALFAVGSFLASVSPNVATLIIGEAVIEGIGAALMLPATASLLIATYRGKDRGLAMGIWGGMAALGAGIGPVVGGYLTSNFSWRWGFRINVFVAAVLIGAAYLIKDERKLTKPQLDWVGSLLSAIGLFLGVFALIEGSVYGWWRSIKPLSLFGVGLAPGGMSVVPFAVLLSAVFLGLFVLWERRVTRQGRLPLVSFKLFSNEQFRDGVALTGIMSLGQVGIIFSLPVFLQGVRGLDAQATGFALLPLSIGLLLMAPFGGYISRHVPPKRIIQMGLVLSATGLGLMFNMLALDTTAGDFIVPLGIYGLGLGLSMSQLANVTLSAVNPAESGLASGVNNTVRQIGMSLGTAILGTIVVASIASGLHDGILNSDRLDSRQRGVVAEAASNQVSAIEFGADLQSSEPLTPEQHDEIRRIAQESTVDANKRAYLFTIGTTLLALGLATRLPKGTNIDRHEPLQPAAAAP; this is translated from the coding sequence ATGGGGCTCGCAATCCTGATCGTGGTGCTGGACACCACCCTGTTGAACGTGTCCCTGGCGACGATCGTGCGTGAGCTGGACACCGACATCCGCAGCATCCAGTGGGTGATCACCGGGTACTCGCTGACGCTCGCCGCTCTGACCATCACCGGCGGCCGGATGGGGGACATCTTCGGCCGCAAGCGGATGTTCGTCCTCGGCGCCGCGCTTTTTGCCGTTGGGTCGTTTCTGGCTTCGGTCAGCCCGAACGTTGCGACTTTGATCATCGGCGAGGCGGTCATCGAGGGCATCGGCGCAGCCCTCATGCTGCCGGCCACCGCTTCGCTGCTGATCGCCACCTACCGGGGCAAGGACCGAGGGCTGGCGATGGGGATCTGGGGCGGCATGGCGGCCCTCGGCGCAGGCATCGGCCCGGTGGTGGGCGGTTACCTGACCAGCAACTTCAGCTGGCGCTGGGGGTTCCGGATCAACGTCTTCGTCGCGGCGGTCCTGATCGGCGCCGCCTACCTCATCAAGGACGAGCGCAAGCTCACCAAGCCCCAGCTCGACTGGGTCGGCTCGCTGCTGTCGGCAATCGGGCTTTTCCTGGGCGTTTTCGCCCTCATCGAGGGGTCGGTCTACGGGTGGTGGAGATCAATCAAGCCCCTCTCGCTGTTCGGGGTCGGCCTGGCGCCCGGCGGGATGTCGGTAGTTCCGTTCGCGGTGCTGCTCTCGGCGGTTTTCCTGGGCCTGTTCGTCCTGTGGGAACGGCGGGTCACCCGGCAGGGCCGCCTTCCGCTGGTGTCCTTCAAGCTTTTTTCGAACGAGCAGTTCAGGGACGGGGTCGCCTTGACGGGCATCATGTCCCTCGGACAGGTGGGCATCATCTTCAGCCTTCCCGTGTTCCTTCAGGGGGTCCGCGGGCTGGACGCCCAGGCGACGGGCTTCGCGCTGCTCCCCCTGTCGATCGGCCTTCTCCTGATGGCTCCGTTCGGCGGGTACATCAGCCGGCACGTGCCTCCCAAGCGCATCATCCAGATGGGTCTGGTGCTGTCGGCGACCGGCCTCGGGCTGATGTTCAACATGCTGGCCCTGGACACGACTGCCGGCGACTTCATCGTGCCCCTCGGGATCTACGGCCTGGGGCTCGGGCTCAGCATGTCGCAGCTGGCCAACGTCACGCTATCGGCCGTCAACCCGGCAGAGTCCGGGCTCGCATCGGGCGTGAACAACACCGTCCGGCAGATCGGGATGTCACTGGGAACCGCGATCCTCGGCACGATCGTCGTTGCGTCGATTGCGTCCGGGCTGCACGACGGCATCCTGAACAGCGACCGGCTGGACTCCCGCCAGCGGGGGGTCGTGGCGGAGGCTGCGTCGAACCAGGTGAGCGCGATCGAGTTCGGGGCCGACCTTCAATCCTCCGAGCCGCTGACGCCTGAGCAGCACGACGAGATCCGCAGGATTGCGCAGGAGTCGACGGTCGACGCAAACAAGCGGGCCTATCTGTTCACCATCGGGACCACGCTGCTGGCCCTGGGGCTGGCGACCAGGCTGCCCAAGGGCACCAACATCGACAGGCACGAACCGCTGCAGCCGGCGGCGGCAGCGCCCTAG
- a CDS encoding response regulator transcription factor, whose amino-acid sequence MDRLRVLICDDNDQFRAGLKSLIASADETEVAGEAANGKEAIRQAEALQPDIILMDIKMPELNGIEATRQIVQSSPHIGILMLTMLDDDDSVFQAMRAGARGYLLKGALKAEILRAIDGVSSGEAIFGPAIARRMMQYFSAPRPDKLAEAFPQLTDREREILQELSAQKTNAEIARTTGVTPKTVRNHLSNIFTKLQVASRAEAIARARDL is encoded by the coding sequence ATGGACCGGCTGCGCGTCCTGATCTGCGACGACAACGATCAGTTCCGGGCCGGCTTGAAGTCACTGATCGCCTCGGCTGACGAGACCGAGGTCGCCGGTGAAGCCGCCAACGGAAAGGAGGCCATCCGCCAGGCCGAAGCTCTTCAGCCCGACATCATCCTCATGGACATCAAGATGCCGGAGCTGAACGGCATCGAGGCCACCAGGCAGATAGTGCAGTCGAGCCCGCATATAGGGATCCTGATGTTGACGATGCTCGACGACGACGACTCGGTTTTCCAGGCGATGCGGGCCGGAGCCCGCGGCTACCTTCTCAAAGGTGCCCTGAAGGCGGAGATCCTGAGAGCCATCGACGGCGTCTCCAGCGGGGAGGCGATCTTCGGTCCGGCAATCGCCCGCCGGATGATGCAGTACTTCTCGGCGCCCCGGCCGGACAAGCTGGCCGAGGCTTTCCCTCAGCTGACCGACAGGGAGCGGGAGATCCTCCAGGAGCTGTCCGCCCAGAAAACCAATGCCGAGATTGCCCGGACCACGGGCGTCACCCCCAAAACGGTCCGAAACCACCTCTCGAACATCTTCACGAAGCTGCAGGTCGCCAGCCGTGCCGAGGCGATTGCGAGAGCGAGGGACCTTTGA